The following are encoded in a window of Megalobrama amblycephala isolate DHTTF-2021 linkage group LG19, ASM1881202v1, whole genome shotgun sequence genomic DNA:
- the chrna5 gene encoding neuronal acetylcholine receptor subunit alpha-5 isoform X1, translated as MVTAHSTVRALLLLVCCAVLCSSIGPPVLSSYAKTEDKLFKHLFRNYQKWVRPVEDLNGTVQVKFGLAISQLVDVDEKNQLMTTNVWMKQEWTDMKLRWNPDHYLGITSIRVPSDSIWIPDIVLYDNSDGNFEATVTKAVVRYDGTISWTPPANYKSACTIDVTFFPFDLQNCSMKFGSWTYDGSHVDILLEDVHVDKRDYFDNGEWEIVTATGSRGLRSDGTFFYPSITYSFIIRRLPLFYTLFLIIPCIGLSFLTVLVFYLPSNGGEKISLCTSVLVSLTVFLLVIEEIIPSSSKVIPLIGEYLVFTMIFVTLSIVITVFAINIHHRSSSTHHSMAPWVRRIFLHHLPKLLCMRSHVDRYATTRGRQRADRTEREGLGYEKSLGQDTTLPNAEDSLRAALESIRYITLHVVKENEVREVVQDWKFVAQVLDRVFLWAFLLVSVLGSALLFIPVIYKWANIIVPNYAGSTS; from the exons gtCCTCCTGTGCTGTCTTCCTATGCCAAGACAGAAGACAAACTGTTTAAACATCTCTTCAGAAACTACCAGAAATGGGTGAGACCAGTGGAGGATCTAAATGGAACGGTGCAGGTGAAATTTGGCCTGGCTATCTCCCAGCTGGTGGATGTG GATGAGAAGAACCAGCTGATGACAACCAATGTGTGGATGAAACAG GAGTGGACAGACATGAAGCTCCGATGGAATCCGGATCATTACCTGGGCATCACTTCCATCAGAGTTCCCTCAGACTCCATCTGGATTCCTGACATTGTGCTCTATGACAA TTCAGATGGTAATTTCGAGGCCACAGTGACAAAAGCAGTGGTGAGATATGATGGCACTATCTCCTGGACCCCTCCTGCCAACTATAAATCTGCCTGCACCATCGATGTGACATTCTTCCCCTTTGACCTTCAGAACTGCTCCATGAAGTTTGGCTCCTGGACCTACGATGGTTCCCAC gTGGACATTCTCCTTGAGGACGTACATGTGGACAAACGTGACTATTTTGACAACGGTGAATGGGAGATTGTGACGGCCACAGGTAGCCGGGGTTTGAGAAGCGATGGGACATttttctatccatccatcaccTACTCCTTTATTATCCGACGTCTTCCACTTTTCTACACACTCTTCCTCATCATTCCCTGCATTGGATTGTCTTTCCTGACCGTGCTGGTGTTTTATCTCCCATCTAATGGAGGAGAGAAAATCTCCCTCTGCACGTCTGTCCTTGTCTCCCTTACTGTCTTCCTTCTGGTGATAGAAGAGATCATCCCTTCCTCCTCAAAG GTCATTCCTCTCATTGGAGAATATTTGGTCTTCACTATGATCTTTGTGACGCTTTCCATTGTCATCACCGTCTTTGCCATTAACATCCATCATCGCTCCTCATCTACTCATCACAGCATGGCGCCCTGGGTCCGCCGTATCTTTCTGCACCATCTGCCTAAACTGCTGTGCATGCGCAGCCATGTGGACCGTTACGCTACCACCAGAGGGAGGCAGAGAGCAGACAGGACTGAAAGAGAAGGGCTGGGCTATGAGAAGAGTTTGGGACAGGATACCACTCTGCCCAATGCAGAAGACAGTCTGCGGGCAGCCTTAGAATCCATACGCTACATCACGCTTCATGTGGTGAAGGAGAATGAAGTCAGAGAG GTTGTTCAGGACTGGAAGTTTGTGGCCCAGGTTCTGGACCGGGTTTTCCTGTGGGCATTTCTCTTAGTATCAGTGCTTGGCTCTGCTCTCCTTTTTATCCCTGTCATCTATAAATGGGCCAATATCATTGTTCCCAACTATGCTGGAAGTACCAGCTAA
- the chrna5 gene encoding neuronal acetylcholine receptor subunit alpha-5 isoform X2, translating into MTTNVWMKQEWTDMKLRWNPDHYLGITSIRVPSDSIWIPDIVLYDNSDGNFEATVTKAVVRYDGTISWTPPANYKSACTIDVTFFPFDLQNCSMKFGSWTYDGSHVDILLEDVHVDKRDYFDNGEWEIVTATGSRGLRSDGTFFYPSITYSFIIRRLPLFYTLFLIIPCIGLSFLTVLVFYLPSNGGEKISLCTSVLVSLTVFLLVIEEIIPSSSKVIPLIGEYLVFTMIFVTLSIVITVFAINIHHRSSSTHHSMAPWVRRIFLHHLPKLLCMRSHVDRYATTRGRQRADRTEREGLGYEKSLGQDTTLPNAEDSLRAALESIRYITLHVVKENEVREVVQDWKFVAQVLDRVFLWAFLLVSVLGSALLFIPVIYKWANIIVPNYAGSTS; encoded by the exons ATGACAACCAATGTGTGGATGAAACAG GAGTGGACAGACATGAAGCTCCGATGGAATCCGGATCATTACCTGGGCATCACTTCCATCAGAGTTCCCTCAGACTCCATCTGGATTCCTGACATTGTGCTCTATGACAA TTCAGATGGTAATTTCGAGGCCACAGTGACAAAAGCAGTGGTGAGATATGATGGCACTATCTCCTGGACCCCTCCTGCCAACTATAAATCTGCCTGCACCATCGATGTGACATTCTTCCCCTTTGACCTTCAGAACTGCTCCATGAAGTTTGGCTCCTGGACCTACGATGGTTCCCAC gTGGACATTCTCCTTGAGGACGTACATGTGGACAAACGTGACTATTTTGACAACGGTGAATGGGAGATTGTGACGGCCACAGGTAGCCGGGGTTTGAGAAGCGATGGGACATttttctatccatccatcaccTACTCCTTTATTATCCGACGTCTTCCACTTTTCTACACACTCTTCCTCATCATTCCCTGCATTGGATTGTCTTTCCTGACCGTGCTGGTGTTTTATCTCCCATCTAATGGAGGAGAGAAAATCTCCCTCTGCACGTCTGTCCTTGTCTCCCTTACTGTCTTCCTTCTGGTGATAGAAGAGATCATCCCTTCCTCCTCAAAG GTCATTCCTCTCATTGGAGAATATTTGGTCTTCACTATGATCTTTGTGACGCTTTCCATTGTCATCACCGTCTTTGCCATTAACATCCATCATCGCTCCTCATCTACTCATCACAGCATGGCGCCCTGGGTCCGCCGTATCTTTCTGCACCATCTGCCTAAACTGCTGTGCATGCGCAGCCATGTGGACCGTTACGCTACCACCAGAGGGAGGCAGAGAGCAGACAGGACTGAAAGAGAAGGGCTGGGCTATGAGAAGAGTTTGGGACAGGATACCACTCTGCCCAATGCAGAAGACAGTCTGCGGGCAGCCTTAGAATCCATACGCTACATCACGCTTCATGTGGTGAAGGAGAATGAAGTCAGAGAG GTTGTTCAGGACTGGAAGTTTGTGGCCCAGGTTCTGGACCGGGTTTTCCTGTGGGCATTTCTCTTAGTATCAGTGCTTGGCTCTGCTCTCCTTTTTATCCCTGTCATCTATAAATGGGCCAATATCATTGTTCCCAACTATGCTGGAAGTACCAGCTAA
- the zgc:101040 gene encoding arylamine N-acetyltransferase, pineal gland isozyme NAT-10: MDLKGYFNRIGFTGQFDKPDLDTLRTIHKLHVMKIPFENLSIHCGEKNTTDLNIIYDKLVKSNRGGWCCENNLLFSWVLKEMGYKYTTLGSKVFNKFQNDFHPVDSHLINLVEIDGKPYITDVSYGVSCQLWYPLEMISGKDQPQPPGVFRLLNDGMRWVLEKTSRKQVVKDNAYANSSLLDRRLTKTMYCFPLTPRDKEHFVETLDCLQTSPDSRFVLKSICSLQTPTGFRALIGWTYSEITYNPEEDSDMVDMKEIPDCEIEAVLREKFNVVLVNKLTPKNNKANYCM, from the coding sequence ATGGATCTGAAAGGGTACTTCAACAGGATTGGGTTTACCGGCCAATTTGACAAACCCGACCTGGACACTTTACGCACAATCCACAAGCTGCATGTTATGAAAATTCCATTTGAGAACCTCAGCATCCACTGTGGAGAGAAGAACACGACAGACCTGAACATCATCTATGATAAATTAGTCAAGAGCAATCGGGGAGGCTGGTGTTGTGAAAACAACCTCTTGTTCTCATGGGTCCTAAAGGAGATGGGTTACAAATACACCACACTAGGTTCCAAGGTTTTCAACAAGTTCCAAAATGATTTCCACCCCGTAGACTCTCATCTCATCAATCTGGTGGAGATTGATGGAAAGCCTTACATTACCGATGTGAGCTATGGAGTGTCATGCCAACTGTGGTATCCCTTAGAGATGATCTCGGGTAAAGATCAGCCGCAGCCTCCCGGTGTGTTCCGCCTGCTAAACGATGGGATGAGGTGGGTTCTGGAGAAGACATCAAGAAAGCAAGTGGTCAAAGATAACGCCTATGCTAATTCCAGCCTCCTTGACCGTCGCCTGACGAAAACAATGTATTGCTTCCCATTAACACCCCGTGATAAAGAGCATTTCGTGGAGACGCTGGATTGCCTGCAGACCAGTCCAGATTCTCGGTTTGTGCTGAAGTCCATTTGCTCCCTTCAGACGCCTACAGGCTTCagagctctgattggctggacTTACAGCGAGATAACCTACAACCCAGAGGAGGATTCTGACATGGTGGACATGAAGGAGATTCCTGACTGTGAAATAGAGGCTGTGTTGAGGGAAAAGTTTAACGTGGTGTTAGTTAATAAGCTCACACCTAAAAATAACAAAGCTAATTACTGCATGTAA
- the LOC125254295 gene encoding UDP-glucuronosyltransferase 2B13-like isoform X1, protein MIKISALNKEEAYDSQDNCKMTPFSKNMSSVSLWITVAILFGSLCDGGKILVVPLEGSHWVNMDILIKALHGQGHSIDVIRTYNSWFVKENSTYYNSLTIPNTKGMDEEFVDDMISKLIDHERGKSHWLSAVQLYFDVTGSMYKMHKMVCQLITNMFESEEIMKALHDKQYDLMLTDPVWGAGIFLAHELKLPLVYNVRWTTPGEGHFDIAPSPMSYIPITGSGNSDKMNFFQRVKNVFYYFQMNFQYSYFNLPQYQALCDKYFYPPVRFYELLQGADIWLMRVDFVFEFPRPTMPNIIYIGGFQCKPAKALPQDLEDFMQSSGEHGVIIMSLGTFISDLPDDFTSEIAAAFAHLPQKVIWRYTGKRPSTLGNNTLLVDWMPQNDLLGHPKTKVFIAHGGTNGVQEALYHGIPVVGIPFFFDQYDNLIRLQERGGAKIVTIATLDKNTLYAALQEVINEPSYRLNMQRLSHLHRDKPVKPLDSALFWIEFVMRHKGAAHLRTESYKLPWYSYYSVDVALILFAVVLIFTLSIFLTVRYLCVRCCSKKRKTE, encoded by the coding sequence GCAAGATGACACCATTTTCTAAGAACATgtcttctgtctctctctggaTAACAGTCGCAATCCTTTTTGGTTCTCTCTGTGATGGTGGCAAAATCTTGGTGGTGCCTTTGGAGGGAAGTCACTGGGTGAATATGGACATCCTCATCAAGGCTTTACATGGTCAAGGGCACAGCATTGATGTAATACGCACCTATAATAGTTGGTTTGTAAAGGAGAATTCAACTTATTACAACTCTTTAACCATACCTAACACCAAAGGAATGGATGAAGAATTTGTAGATGACATGATCTCCAAACTTATCGACCATGAAAGAGGAAAGAGCCACTGGCTGAGTGCTGTACAGCTGTATTTCGATGTAACTGGTAGCATgtataaaatgcataaaatggtATGTCAGCTTATAACAAACATGTTTGAAAGTGAGGAAATTATGAAGGCACTGCATGATAAACAGTACGATCTGATGCTTACTGATCCAGTATGGGGTGCAGGCATTTTCTTAGCTCATGAACTCAAGTTACCCTTGGTATATAATGTGAGATGGACCACTCCTGGAGAGGGACACTTTGACATCGCTCCCTCACCGATGTCTTACATCCCTATCACAGGATCTGGAAACAGTGACAAAATGAACTTCTTTCAACGAGTGAAAAATGTTTTCTACTATTTCCAAATGAACTTTCAGTACAGCTATTTTAATTTGCCACAGTACCAAGCACTGTGTGACAAATATTTCTATCCGCCTGTACGTTTTTATGAACTTCTCCAGGGGGCTGATATATGGCTTATGAGggttgattttgtttttgaatttccaCGTCCAACAATGCCAAATATCATTTACATTGGTGGCTTCCAGTGTAAACCAGCCAAGGCCCTTCCACAAGATCTGGAGGACTTCATGCAAAGTTCTGGAGAGCATGGAGTCATTATCATGTCTTTAGGGACGTTTATCAGTGATCTACCAGATGATTTTACATCAGAAATAGCTGCTGCTTTTGCTCACCTCCCTCAAAAGGTAATTTGGAGATACACTGGAAAGAGACCATCTACTTTGGGGAACAACACATTACTGGTTGACTGGATGCCACAGAACGATCTTCTAGGGCATCCGAAGACTAAAGTTTTTATTGCACATGGTGGAACCAATGGGGTTCAAGAAGCTTTGTACCATGGTATCCCAGTGGTTGGAATTCCATTCTTTTTTGACCAGTACGACAATCTTATTCGATTACAAGAAAGGGGAGGAGCCAAGATAGTTACCATCGCAACTTTAGATAAAAACACACTGTATGCAGCCCTACAGGAAGTGATCAATGAACCATCTTACAGACTGAATATGCAGAGACTTTCTCATCTGCACAGAGACAAACCAGTTAAACCTTTGGACAGCGCCCTCTTCTGGATTGAGTTTGTAATGAGACACAAAGGTGCTGCTCATCTCCGTACAGAGTCCTACAAACTGCCTTGGTACTCCTATTACTCAGTAGATGTTGCACTTATATTGTTTGCAGTTGTTTTGATATTCACTCTATCtatttttttaacagttagATACCTGTGCGTCAGGTGCTGTagcaaaaaaaggaaaactgagTGA
- the LOC125254295 gene encoding UDP-glucuronosyltransferase 2B13-like isoform X2: MTPFSKNMSSVSLWITVAILFGSLCDGGKILVVPLEGSHWVNMDILIKALHGQGHSIDVIRTYNSWFVKENSTYYNSLTIPNTKGMDEEFVDDMISKLIDHERGKSHWLSAVQLYFDVTGSMYKMHKMVCQLITNMFESEEIMKALHDKQYDLMLTDPVWGAGIFLAHELKLPLVYNVRWTTPGEGHFDIAPSPMSYIPITGSGNSDKMNFFQRVKNVFYYFQMNFQYSYFNLPQYQALCDKYFYPPVRFYELLQGADIWLMRVDFVFEFPRPTMPNIIYIGGFQCKPAKALPQDLEDFMQSSGEHGVIIMSLGTFISDLPDDFTSEIAAAFAHLPQKVIWRYTGKRPSTLGNNTLLVDWMPQNDLLGHPKTKVFIAHGGTNGVQEALYHGIPVVGIPFFFDQYDNLIRLQERGGAKIVTIATLDKNTLYAALQEVINEPSYRLNMQRLSHLHRDKPVKPLDSALFWIEFVMRHKGAAHLRTESYKLPWYSYYSVDVALILFAVVLIFTLSIFLTVRYLCVRCCSKKRKTE, encoded by the coding sequence ATGACACCATTTTCTAAGAACATgtcttctgtctctctctggaTAACAGTCGCAATCCTTTTTGGTTCTCTCTGTGATGGTGGCAAAATCTTGGTGGTGCCTTTGGAGGGAAGTCACTGGGTGAATATGGACATCCTCATCAAGGCTTTACATGGTCAAGGGCACAGCATTGATGTAATACGCACCTATAATAGTTGGTTTGTAAAGGAGAATTCAACTTATTACAACTCTTTAACCATACCTAACACCAAAGGAATGGATGAAGAATTTGTAGATGACATGATCTCCAAACTTATCGACCATGAAAGAGGAAAGAGCCACTGGCTGAGTGCTGTACAGCTGTATTTCGATGTAACTGGTAGCATgtataaaatgcataaaatggtATGTCAGCTTATAACAAACATGTTTGAAAGTGAGGAAATTATGAAGGCACTGCATGATAAACAGTACGATCTGATGCTTACTGATCCAGTATGGGGTGCAGGCATTTTCTTAGCTCATGAACTCAAGTTACCCTTGGTATATAATGTGAGATGGACCACTCCTGGAGAGGGACACTTTGACATCGCTCCCTCACCGATGTCTTACATCCCTATCACAGGATCTGGAAACAGTGACAAAATGAACTTCTTTCAACGAGTGAAAAATGTTTTCTACTATTTCCAAATGAACTTTCAGTACAGCTATTTTAATTTGCCACAGTACCAAGCACTGTGTGACAAATATTTCTATCCGCCTGTACGTTTTTATGAACTTCTCCAGGGGGCTGATATATGGCTTATGAGggttgattttgtttttgaatttccaCGTCCAACAATGCCAAATATCATTTACATTGGTGGCTTCCAGTGTAAACCAGCCAAGGCCCTTCCACAAGATCTGGAGGACTTCATGCAAAGTTCTGGAGAGCATGGAGTCATTATCATGTCTTTAGGGACGTTTATCAGTGATCTACCAGATGATTTTACATCAGAAATAGCTGCTGCTTTTGCTCACCTCCCTCAAAAGGTAATTTGGAGATACACTGGAAAGAGACCATCTACTTTGGGGAACAACACATTACTGGTTGACTGGATGCCACAGAACGATCTTCTAGGGCATCCGAAGACTAAAGTTTTTATTGCACATGGTGGAACCAATGGGGTTCAAGAAGCTTTGTACCATGGTATCCCAGTGGTTGGAATTCCATTCTTTTTTGACCAGTACGACAATCTTATTCGATTACAAGAAAGGGGAGGAGCCAAGATAGTTACCATCGCAACTTTAGATAAAAACACACTGTATGCAGCCCTACAGGAAGTGATCAATGAACCATCTTACAGACTGAATATGCAGAGACTTTCTCATCTGCACAGAGACAAACCAGTTAAACCTTTGGACAGCGCCCTCTTCTGGATTGAGTTTGTAATGAGACACAAAGGTGCTGCTCATCTCCGTACAGAGTCCTACAAACTGCCTTGGTACTCCTATTACTCAGTAGATGTTGCACTTATATTGTTTGCAGTTGTTTTGATATTCACTCTATCtatttttttaacagttagATACCTGTGCGTCAGGTGCTGTagcaaaaaaaggaaaactgagTGA